The genomic window AAGTCGGTTTGGAAAGTCGCTAAGGAATCGGAGCCGCCGAAATCAGCTCCCGAACTCTCGCAATTCATCCCCGTGCTTGCTCAGCTAGGTGGCTACAATGGACGCAAACACGACGGCCCACCAGGAATGGAAACGATCTGGCGTGGAACTCGCCGAATGATGGACTTCGCCTTAGCCTGGCAAGCCTTCGGGCCTCCAAAATCATCCGTTCACTAAAAATTGGGTAATCAGCAGGGCTCGCGCCCATGGCTACATGACGCCGCCGCTCCGCGGCTGATGCGGTGATCTCGGCGCGCAATCTTCCGCACTTGGGCGCCAGATTGAGTAGGATAAAGGGGTTGCCCACCGCTTTTCTGCCCGATTCTTCCAGCGAGCTTTTGATGACGAATCCGATCACCAACTTGAATCGCCGCAATTGGTTGCGCAGCGGCGTCGCGACCGCCGCCGCCCTGCTGGCCGCCGGCAGCACCGCTCTCCCCACAGCCACCGCCGCGGAAGCCCCCGACGACGACGGCCCGGTCATCACCAACCGCCGCATCCGGCAATCGGTAATGGGTTGGTGTTTTAAGCCGATGGGGTCGGTGGAACTGGCCAAGCACTGCCAACAGATCGGTATCGAAGCGATCGAAGGCATTCCCGCGTCCGACTATCCGGCCGTTACCAAATTGGGCATGAAAATTTCCTTGACCGGCAGCCACGGGTTCGCCAAAGGCCCACTGGATCCGGACAACCACGCCATGGTCGAAGCCAAATTGCGGGAAGGCATCGACCAGGCCGTGCAGTTCGGCGCCCCCAACGTGATCACCTTTACGGGCATGACCAAGACCGGCATCAGCGAACAAGCGGCTTTTAAAAATTGTGTGGACTGCTGGAAACGCGTGGTTCCTTACGCCGAGGAAAAGGGTGTGGGCATCGTCCTGGAACACCTCAATACCCGCGATGACTCCCACCCCATGAAAGGCCATCCCGGCTATTGGGGCGACGATCTGGCGTTGTGTGCCGATCTGATCAAAGCCGTCGACTCGCCGCAATTCAAATTGCTGTTCGATATCTACCACGTGCAGATCATGCACGGGGACTTGATCCGCAATATCCGGCAGTACCACCCGATTGTGGGGCACTACCACACCGCCGGGAATCCTGGTCGCAAAGAACTGGACGAAACCCAAGAAATTTTTTATCCCCCCGTGATACGAGCCATCGTGGAAACCGGCTACAAGGGCTACTTGGCTCAAGAGTTCATTCCCACGTGGGACGATCCGGTTGCCGCGTTGCGACACGCCGCTAAAGTTTGCGACGTCTAGTTTTCGATTCCTCGGCGGGACCGCAGCATCCATTGATGAGTACGAATCCATCGGACCCTCATTCCGCTGTCGATGATTTCAACAGCTTGGGAATACGCACCAACGAGGCCCGGCCACGGATCATTCGTCAAGCGGCTGCGCGCAAGGCCGAACTGCTCCAGCGGCAACGTCTCGCCACCGGCAATGGCAACATCGATAATGATGTCACCCGCCTCTGCCTGACGCTGTACAAAGTCCTCGACCCACGGCGGCGCATGACCCCCACCGAACGAGCCCTGCTATCGCAACTGGAACCCATCCCGTTGATCGAATCGCGGTGGGTCCATCCACGCTCGCGGCAACAACCCAAACGACCGGCCGGACAACGCCACGGCTTCGGTGCGGTGGCCTACGAGTCGCTGTCGACCGGACAAGCCAACTTTCCGGATCCCGACGCGCCGCTGCCCACGCAGTGGCAATTGTTCCTTGAACGCTGGGTGATCTACGCTCGCCAACGCGTCATCTGGGCCGCCCTGTTCCTGGCCCTGCTGGTCGGCATGCTGCTGGCCCGACAATTGCATGTCCGCAAAATCGCCAGCGATGCCGCGCAACCACGCCATATCCCGTCCGACTCGGTGAACACCTCAACGGCGCCCGACCTCGTTTCACCCGAACCCGTTTCGCCTGAACCCGTTTCACCTGAACCGGTCTCGCCTGCCCCCACAGCCCCCGAACCCGACCCCGAACTACCTCCGTTGCCGCCCGTTCCGGAGGAGTTCTCACAACTGCTGGCGGATCTGCAGGCTTACGTGGAACCGTTCACCAAGCCGCTTACCGAATCCGGTTCCGATCAAGCGATGGGCTCCGATCCACAGACGGGCTCGGATGTCGCTACGGGCTCGGATTCAGCAGAAGAACCGGCGGCCCCAGCGACCGACCTACCGCCTCCGGACACCACCGTTCCGGTGGTCGCCATGCCCGCCGAGCCTGCCGACCCCGACCCGCCGATCGAGCTACCCGGCAAGCCAGCCAAACCGGCCGACGACGCACTCGCGACCGCTCGCCAGCGTTTGCTGAATCTGTTGGCTGACCGCCCGGCAGCGGTCACCGAGGCGGGGCGGGAACTGGCGGTCGATGACATTCTGGACATGCGGCTGGGAACCGCTCAGGGCTCGGCGGACTATTGGGTGATCAGCGAAGTCGCCGCCGAACGGCTGATCGGCTTGGGAAAATTCCAACGAGCCGCGGGCTTGATCGCCGATCTGGAGCAGCAATACGACATTCAGCCCCCGGAACTGACACAATCCATCACCACTCGCTTGGCCAAAAGTGCTCAGACCCTGGCCGAACATCGACAGTTGGTGCGGTGGGCGTTGGTCTGCAGCGAACGTTTTCTGCAAAGCGAACGATTCGACGCGGCATCGGAGATCACCCGTACGGTGCTTCCTTCGCTGGGAAAGGTGAATGATCCCGCCCTTCGCACCCAACTGTCCACGCGCCGCGATGCGATTGTGATCATGCGTCGGATGTCCGAAACGACTCAGCGGATCATGCAGGCCCACTCGCTGGATGATGTTTCGAACAACGATGCCACTCTGGTGGGCCGCTACCGCTGTCTGATGCTCCGCGACTGGTCAGCCGGCCTGGCTTGGCTGGCTCAGGCCTCGGATCCCCGCCTGGCCCAAGCGGCAGCCAGCGAAATCCTCTGGCTGGGCAAACCCGACAGCTCGATCAGCGAAGCCGTAGAGCTGGCCAACACCTGGCTGGAAACCGGCAAACGGCTCCATGGGCGGATGAACGATTCGGCGCGATTGCATGCGTACGACATTCTCACCGCCGCGGCCGCCGACCTACCTGTCGAACAAGCTGGGGGGTTGGAAGCGGGCGAACTACAACAGCAAATCGAAACGTTGCGGAAGGAACTGGGCGACTTGCTGCCCGGCGATACCGCCACATCGCCCAATCCCGCGGCACCGCCCGCAGTCGCGCCTGCCGCCGGCCTGGCGCCGGTGGGCATGGGCGGACGCTTGCTGATCGACGGCCAAGACCGCGGTGCTGCGATCCGCTACGAACCCGGCACCGTAATCGATCAGAACACGATCACGAAAATCCTCCGCGCCCTGGGCCAGCCGGTCGCTCCCGCGGTGCTGGAATTCCAAGGCACGCTGCGGCTAGAAAAAGCCACCACGGTGCAGATCGTGGCCGCCGGGCCACCGGCTGGCAACGGCGGCCAACTAGTCCGCGTCAACCGTCAGGCTCAAGCTCTGGTAGCGAGCGTCCGCGGAGAATCGGTCACGCTGGATCTGCCCGCCGGACTGCATCACCTGTTCTGGCGTGTGGACACCAAGCAGCTGAACCAAGGCTTTTTCTTTGTCGTCGACGTGCAAACCGAACAGCGTCTGCCGGTGCAAATGCCCGCCAACATCAAACCGCTGCCGGCCGATCTGCAGATCAACCTGATCAGCGGTCGATAGCGGGCCGGCAGCTTGCCTCGCGCTATAATGCCTCACAGACCTTCGCCTTCCCAATTCCCACCCACCGCACGGCCGCATGAACGCTATCGCTACCCCCCAAGCCTCCACGCTCGCCGAACTCCGTGATAGCGGCTGGCAAAGCCAGACAGTCAAGCAGGAAATTCGCCAAAACTTCATCCGCCAATTGGCTGCCGGCGAGGAATTGTTTCCCGGCATTGTGGGCTACGAAGACACGGTCGTGCCCGAAATCAACCTGGCCCTGCTGTCCGGCCACGACATGCTGTTTCTGGGCGAAAAGGGGCAAGCCAAAAGTCGCATCATGCGGATGCTGACCCGCTTCCTCGATCCCTGGCTGCCCTACATCGATCATCCCGACCTGCCCTTCCACGAAGACCCATTGCAACCGATCAGCTCGCGGGGAAAACGCCTGCTCGCCGAAGCATCGCCCGAAGACATCCGCATCGCTTGGTGGCCTCGCAACCAGCGGTACGCCGAACGGCTCAGCCCGGGCACCAAATTTGCCGACCTGATCGGCGAAATCGATCCGGCCAAGCTGACCGCCGGCGTCAGCATGAGCGCCGAAGAGGCGTTGTCGTTTGGTTTGATCCCCCGCATGCACCGCGGCATCTTTGCCATGAACGAGCTGCCCGAACTGGACGACTTGGTGCAAGTCGGTTTGTTCAACATCCTGGAAGAACGCGATGTGCAGATCCGCGGCTATCCGATCCGCTTCGATCTAGACGTGATGATCCTGTTCTCGGCCAACCCCAGCACCTACAACCGCTCGGGCAAAGTCATTCCGCAACTCAAGGACCGCATCGGTTCGATCATTCAAACACATTACCCGCACGAACGCAGCCAGGGCATCGAAATCCTACAACAGGAAGCCGCCATCGATCTCGGCGGCGACTACCCGGTGCAGGTCCCGTATTTCATGTACGAGGTGATCGAAGAGATCACGCATCAGGCCCGTAACAGCAAATACATCGACCACGCCTCGGGTGTCTCGGCGCGGTTCTCTCTCGCCAACTTCCGCACCATGGTCGCCAGCGCGCGGCAACGGGCGGTAATCTTGGACGAACGCCCGGCGGTGCCGCGGATCAGCGACCTCGGCCACATCTACAGCAGCTCGCTGGGCAAGCTGGAACTGGACATGATGGGCAGCCATCAGATGAGCGAACGACAGGTGCTCGACGCCGTCGTCGCCAACGCGCTCAGCGAAGTCTTTAAACGCTATATCGAAGAACACGGCTTGGCGGAAATCACGGAGATTTTCAGCAAGGGCGTGCGGATCGAAGTCGGCGATATGCTGCCCTCGAGCCACTACGCCGAGCGACTCAAACGCGTGCCGCCGGTCTGGGAGAAAGCCTTTGAAGTCAACGCCGCGGAAAGCGACGCCGTACGAGCGTCTTGTGTGGAGTTCGTGCTGGCCGGCCTGTACAGCATGGACCGCATCAGCCGCTCACAGCGCCACGGCAAGATCGAATACGACTTTGAATGAGCCGTAGCATGGGTCCCCGGCCCGTGCACAGTAAGCCCCTCCTCTTTGCCACGGGCCAGGGGCCCATGCTACTAAGTGGGCACACGGGCCAGGGGCCCATGCTACTTTATCGTCCGCCTCCCTACAAAAGTAAAATCATGCGATCGCGTCCCGGCGGAATCATCCACGCTTATCAAAAGTTCGATCCCGGCCAGTTCCCTAGCCCCACGCAACCGCCGCCGGACTTAGTTTCGCCCGCTTTCGAACACGCCATGATGTATGGCAGCTTCCGCGAGCTGACCGAAGAAGAGTTGGCCCGCGCAGTGCGGCTCGACCCCAGCCAGATCGCCGGCTTCGGCCCCAGCTTGGACATGATCCGAGCTATGCTGGAAGAACGCAAACGCAAAATCCTGGAACGCTACGAAACCCGCGGCGTGCAAAAGAAAGCTCGCAAAGCTTTCACGAAACCAGCCAAAACTCTGCAGCTTCCCAAACAGTTCGCCGCCAGTTACCAACTGGCCATCGCCGCGCAACAACCCTATGAGCTAGAACGCCTGTGGTACCGCGCCGGCGACGACAACAGCACCCTGGCACGCGGCCTGCTGAACGTCTTGCAACGCATGACAGACCATCACCAAATCGAAGAACTGGCCAGCAAGTACGAGTTCACCGGCCATGAATCGATGACGGTGCCCCAAGCGCTGGAGATCAAAGAAGAACTGGAAAAGATCGACGAGCTGCTGAAGCAACTCGAAGAAGCCGCCAAGAACGCCCAGATCGGCTTGATCGATATGGACATGCTCGCCGAATTCGCACAGCCCGGCGACATGGAACAACTCGAAGAGATGCGGCGGCAAGTCGAAAACCTGCTCCGCGAGCACGCCGAACGCCAAGGCCTGGAATCCAAAGGCGACGGCAAAGGCTTTCGACTCACACCGCAAGCCTACAAAATCTTTCAAGGTCGACTGCTCGAACGCATTTTCAGCGAACTGCAACCCTCACGCAGCGGCCGCCATGAAGGCGATGTGGTGGGCGAAGGCGCCGTCGAACTGCAACGCACCAAACCGTATGAGTTCGGTGACAGCGTGGCCAACATGGACATCCCGCAAACCATCATCAACGCGCTGCTGCGGCACGGCGAGCAGCGACCGCTGCGTCTGCACAGCGACGACATCGTCGTTCACAAAACACGGAATCATCCCAAGTGTGCCACGAGCGTAATCATGGACATGAGCGGTTCAATGCGCTACGACGGCCAGTACATCAACGTCAAACGCATGGCCTTGGCGCTGCAGGGATTAATCCAAAGCGAATATCCGGGCGACTTCCTCCGGTTCATCGAGATGTACACGTTCGCCAAGCTGCGTTCCCCCAGCGAAATCATCGAGATGATGCCCAAACCGGTCACGATCCATGATCCCTGGGTCCAATTGATGGCGGATATGAGCGATGAGAATCTGAGCGAACATCAGATCCACCCCCACTTCACCAACATCCAGCACTCGTTGCAATTGGCCCGTCAAGCGATGGTCGGATGTGATACGCCCAACAAACAGATTGTATTGATTACCGACGGCCTGCCGACGGCGCACTTTGAGCAATCAGAACTGTACATGCTGTATCCGCCGCATCCGCGAACCGAACAAGCGACGATGCGAGAAGGAATGCTGTGCAAACGGGATGGTATCACGATTAATATCTTCTTGATCCCCAGTTGGTCGCAGAGCGAGGAAGACATACGGTTTGCCTATCGCTTGGCCGAGTCGACCACGGGGCGAGTATTTTTCACCAGCGGAAAAGATCTGGATCGCTTCGTGGTCTGGGACTACGTGCAAAACCGCCGCGACATCATCAGCTAATGTGAAGCGCCGGGTAGCCGAACTCGCCAGAGTTTGGAACGGCAGCGATTCGTTGTCCAAAGTCTGGCGACTTCGGCTACGGAGATGCTGTCCAAAGTCTGGCGACTTCGGCTACGGAGGTGTCAGCCTGGAAAGGCTAACGTACTTTTTTTGCGCCCTGAATGTCGTAGGATGAAGCCTCTCCTTATGGGCTCGTTTTCCCAACGGTTTCATCCATTTCGCAGGGTTTGCACTATGGCCACCATTAACGACAACGACGTTCCGCTCGCCACTCCGCAACCGCAAACGCCTCAAAAGTCCAATGGCAAACTATTTGTGTTCCTGGGCTTGGGATGTTTGCTGCCCATATTGGCCTGTGGCGGATGCATCGGGCTCGTCTTTTTCGGCGTCACCACGACGATCAAGAGTTCGGAACCCTACACGGCGTCGCTGGAAGCGATTCAAAACGACGAAGGCATGAAAGCGACCTTGGGAACACCGATCGAGGGCGGCATGCCGATGGGTAACATCAACCTAAACAATAACGACGGCGAAGCGGACATCACCTATACCGCGACCGGCCCCAACGGAGCAGTCCAAGTGCACGTTGTGGGCACCAAAACCGCCGGCGTCTGGGAGTACAGCGAGATGACGGCCACAGCCCGCGGCGAAACGATCAGTCTGCTGCCGGAGGACAATGAACCGCCGGCGCCAGCGGAGGAGTAGTCGTTTAACGCGTAGTCGCAGGCGTCGGCGCGGGCTGCCGCCGATGTCTCGCCCAACAACCGATACACCTCCACCTGTTCGCTTCGACTACAACCCCTCGGCGGACAACACCTACGCCTGCGGAGCCTGCCACACGGACGCCACGGGCGGAACCGTTCGAGGCTCCTCCGGCTACGGGTTAAACGAGCTAGCCGCAGGCGTCGGCGCGGGCTGCCGCCGATGTCTCGCCCAACAACCGATACACCTCCACCTGTTCGCTTCGACTACGACGCCTCAGCGTACAACGCCTACGCCTGCGGAGCCTGCCACACGGACGCCACGCGCGGAACCGTTCGAGGCTCCTCCGGCTACGGGTTAAACGAGCTAGCCCGGATTATGCATCCGCCCGTTGTTGACGCGGGCAGTTGGGCTCGCTACTTCCTGCGACGGGGTGGGAGGCGTTTTGAGGGGCTTGGGCCGGCGGTCAGCGCAGAAGCTCCCCCTCCCCAAATCGATGTCGCTCGCTCTGAGTGTCGCCTCGCGGGGAGTTGGGGAGGCGTTAATCGCTGCGGCACAGACGCTGCATGACGTGCTCGTACAGAGCTTCGGAGGGACAATGGCTCGCCATGTGAAAGACCACACGGCGGCTGGTCACCCGAACGCGAGCGGCGATCTTGAGAAGCCGCAGACGGATGGTATCGACGCGCAGGCGTGCTGCCTTCGTGTCAGAAAGTCCCAGGCGACGCACGCCATCGAGCAACACGTATGCAAAGGACGAAAGCATCAAGCGGAACTGGTTGGCCACGAACCTGCTACAACTGGTGCGGTCGGCAAACAGCCCCAATTGTGTCTCCTTGATCCGGTTCTCCATCTCGCCGCGCGGGCAGTAGCGTGTGCGGTAGAACTCTTCCGGATTAATAGCCACCGAGCAAAGCGTTCCCGCATCCTGCAACTGCCGCACCCGCTTGCCGTCGATAGTAACGCGACGATAAGTCGGATCAACGATGCCTTCCTCACTGGGGAGATTCGTGACCACGAAACGCGGGTTGGTGCCCTGGCTGCTATATTCCGCCTTACCCACGACCCAGCGACTGCAATCCCAAGATTTTTGTGTGCGGTAGCGAAACCACTTGAAGACGGACTGCGTGCCCCCATAGAGTCCGTGGCGAATCTGGGCTTGCGTCATTTCGCAAGCGATTTGCTTGTCTAAAACGTTGTTGTGCTGCAAGCCAAAGACGTATCCGACATCGTTTTTATCACACCAACGCATCAAGCGTTCGATGGCAAATCCGCTGTCGCCGCGAATGATGATTTTCACATCGGGCCAGCGGGAGCGGATCTTCTGGATCAGCAATTTGGTAATCGGCCGAGCATGATGGGCGGCCCCGACTTTGCTGGGGCGAAGGTGCGAAACCAACAGGTGGTCGTCACAGAAAACATACAGGGGAAGAAAGCAGTAGCCATCATAAAAGCCGTTGAAATGCCGTTGCTCTTGATTTCCGTGGATCGTGTCGTCGGTGGCATCGTAGTCCAAGATGATTTCTTCGGGCGGTTGCTCATAGCTTTCCAGAAACAGGTCCACAAGGAGCTCGTTCAACCGCAAGATTGTCTTGGTGTCGATCCTGTTCTCTAATCGGGAGTGCGTTGAGGGGCTGGCCAGCGGGGAGTGATCGCCGTCGTAATTGTGTTCCGCGGGAACCCGCCCGGCAGCGACTTGAAACGCCGGGTCGTGTCGCAGCGCGTCGTGGTCGTTGCCATCTTCGTAACCTGCGGCGATGGCAAAGATGCGGGAGGTGAGCAGTTCGGCTTGAGGGTGGACCGTGTGAAGCGGATCGCGAGGATCGGGGATGGCTTGATCGAGCCGTCGAATCAAATCGAGTCTTCGGTCGACCTCTCGCAGAAGCAGCAAGCCACCATCGGTGGTCAGCGTTCCGCCGTCGAAATCAAAATCGACCGCTTGTCGTCGGAGCCGTTTCAAAACGGGGCGTTTTCGTTTACGCTGTGCCATTGCAGAAGCCTCGGGCTTGTCGTGTATGAAGTGTCGTAACTCCAATACATAGCAGGGCTGAGGCTTTTGCGCTATAGGGGCAACCGATAAACGGGTGCATAATCCGGGCTAGCCGCAGGCGCCGGCGCGGGCTGCCGCCGATGTCTCGTCCAACAACCGATGCACCTCCACCTGTTCGCTTCGACTACGACGCCTCAGCGGACAACGCCTACGCCTGCGGAGCCTGCCACACGGATGCCACGGGCGGAACCGTTCGAGGCTCCTCCGGCTACGGGTTAAACGAGCTAGCCGCAGGCGTCGGCGCGGGCTGCACCCGATGTCTCGTCCAACAACCGATGCACCTCCACCTGTTCGCTTCGACTACAACGCCTCAGCGGACAACGCCTACGCCTGCGGAGCCTGCCACGGGCGGAACCGTTCGAGGCTCCTCCGGCTACGTCGTTTAACCCGTAGCCGCAGGCGCCGGCGCGGGCTGCCGCCGATGTCTCGTCCAGCAACCGATGCACCTCCACCTGTTCGCTTCGACTACAACGCCACAGCGGACAACGCCTACGCCTGCGGAGCCTGCCACACGGATGCTACGGGCGGAACCGTTCGAGGCTCCTCCGGCTGCGGGTTAAACGAGCTAGCCGCAGGCGCCGGCGCGGGCTGCCGCCGATGGCTCGTCCAACAACCGATGCACCTCCACCTGTTCACTTCGACTACAACGCCTCAGCGGACAACGCCTACGCCTGCGGAGCCTGCCACACGGATGCCACGCGCGGAACCGTTCGAGGCTCCTCCGGCTACGGGTTAAACGAGCTAGCCGCAGGCGCCGGCGCGGGCTGCCGCCGATGTCTCGTCCAACAACCGATGCACCTCCACCTGTTCGCTTCGACTACGACGCCTCAGCGGACAACGCCTACGCCTGCGGAGCCTGCCACACGGATGCCACGCGCGGAACCGTTCGAGGCTCCTCCGGCTACGTCGTTTAACCCGTAGCCGCAGGCGCCGGCGCGGGCTGCCGCCGATGTCTCGTCCAACAACCGATGCACCTCCACCTGTTCGCTTCGACTACAACGCCACAGCGGACAACGCCTACGCCTGCGGAGCCTGCCACACGGATGCCACGCGCGGAACCGTTCGAGGCTCCTCCGGCTGCGGGTTAAACGAGCTAGCCGCAGGCGTCGGCGCGGGCTGCCGCTGATGTCTCGTCCAACAACCGATGCACCTCCACCTGTTCGCTTCGACTACGACGCCTCAGCGGACAACGCCTACGCCTGCGGAGCCTGCCACACGGATGCCACGCGCGGAACCGTTCGAGGCTCCTCCGGCTACGGGTTAAACGAGCTAGCCGCAGGCGTCGGCGCGGGCTGCACCCGATGTCTCGTCCAACAACCGAT from Roseimaritima ulvae includes these protein-coding regions:
- a CDS encoding cytochrome c oxidase assembly factor Coa1 family protein, translating into MATINDNDVPLATPQPQTPQKSNGKLFVFLGLGCLLPILACGGCIGLVFFGVTTTIKSSEPYTASLEAIQNDEGMKATLGTPIEGGMPMGNINLNNNDGEADITYTATGPNGAVQVHVVGTKTAGVWEYSEMTATARGETISLLPEDNEPPAPAEE
- a CDS encoding TIM barrel protein; the protein is MTNPITNLNRRNWLRSGVATAAALLAAGSTALPTATAAEAPDDDGPVITNRRIRQSVMGWCFKPMGSVELAKHCQQIGIEAIEGIPASDYPAVTKLGMKISLTGSHGFAKGPLDPDNHAMVEAKLREGIDQAVQFGAPNVITFTGMTKTGISEQAAFKNCVDCWKRVVPYAEEKGVGIVLEHLNTRDDSHPMKGHPGYWGDDLALCADLIKAVDSPQFKLLFDIYHVQIMHGDLIRNIRQYHPIVGHYHTAGNPGRKELDETQEIFYPPVIRAIVETGYKGYLAQEFIPTWDDPVAALRHAAKVCDV
- a CDS encoding vWA domain-containing protein; this translates as MRSRPGGIIHAYQKFDPGQFPSPTQPPPDLVSPAFEHAMMYGSFRELTEEELARAVRLDPSQIAGFGPSLDMIRAMLEERKRKILERYETRGVQKKARKAFTKPAKTLQLPKQFAASYQLAIAAQQPYELERLWYRAGDDNSTLARGLLNVLQRMTDHHQIEELASKYEFTGHESMTVPQALEIKEELEKIDELLKQLEEAAKNAQIGLIDMDMLAEFAQPGDMEQLEEMRRQVENLLREHAERQGLESKGDGKGFRLTPQAYKIFQGRLLERIFSELQPSRSGRHEGDVVGEGAVELQRTKPYEFGDSVANMDIPQTIINALLRHGEQRPLRLHSDDIVVHKTRNHPKCATSVIMDMSGSMRYDGQYINVKRMALALQGLIQSEYPGDFLRFIEMYTFAKLRSPSEIIEMMPKPVTIHDPWVQLMADMSDENLSEHQIHPHFTNIQHSLQLARQAMVGCDTPNKQIVLITDGLPTAHFEQSELYMLYPPHPRTEQATMREGMLCKRDGITINIFLIPSWSQSEEDIRFAYRLAESTTGRVFFTSGKDLDRFVVWDYVQNRRDIIS
- a CDS encoding IS1380 family transposase, encoding MAQRKRKRPVLKRLRRQAVDFDFDGGTLTTDGGLLLLREVDRRLDLIRRLDQAIPDPRDPLHTVHPQAELLTSRIFAIAAGYEDGNDHDALRHDPAFQVAAGRVPAEHNYDGDHSPLASPSTHSRLENRIDTKTILRLNELLVDLFLESYEQPPEEIILDYDATDDTIHGNQEQRHFNGFYDGYCFLPLYVFCDDHLLVSHLRPSKVGAAHHARPITKLLIQKIRSRWPDVKIIIRGDSGFAIERLMRWCDKNDVGYVFGLQHNNVLDKQIACEMTQAQIRHGLYGGTQSVFKWFRYRTQKSWDCSRWVVGKAEYSSQGTNPRFVVTNLPSEEGIVDPTYRRVTIDGKRVRQLQDAGTLCSVAINPEEFYRTRYCPRGEMENRIKETQLGLFADRTSCSRFVANQFRLMLSSFAYVLLDGVRRLGLSDTKAARLRVDTIRLRLLKIAARVRVTSRRVVFHMASHCPSEALYEHVMQRLCRSD
- a CDS encoding magnesium chelatase — its product is MNAIATPQASTLAELRDSGWQSQTVKQEIRQNFIRQLAAGEELFPGIVGYEDTVVPEINLALLSGHDMLFLGEKGQAKSRIMRMLTRFLDPWLPYIDHPDLPFHEDPLQPISSRGKRLLAEASPEDIRIAWWPRNQRYAERLSPGTKFADLIGEIDPAKLTAGVSMSAEEALSFGLIPRMHRGIFAMNELPELDDLVQVGLFNILEERDVQIRGYPIRFDLDVMILFSANPSTYNRSGKVIPQLKDRIGSIIQTHYPHERSQGIEILQQEAAIDLGGDYPVQVPYFMYEVIEEITHQARNSKYIDHASGVSARFSLANFRTMVASARQRAVILDERPAVPRISDLGHIYSSSLGKLELDMMGSHQMSERQVLDAVVANALSEVFKRYIEEHGLAEITEIFSKGVRIEVGDMLPSSHYAERLKRVPPVWEKAFEVNAAESDAVRASCVEFVLAGLYSMDRISRSQRHGKIEYDFE